The following DNA comes from Oncorhynchus gorbuscha isolate QuinsamMale2020 ecotype Even-year unplaced genomic scaffold, OgorEven_v1.0 Un_scaffold_5:::fragment_6:::debris, whole genome shotgun sequence.
ggggggggtgttcatagATAATTTTGCTTTCCATTGTCGATATGAAAGCATGTGagatattttattattatttaactctctctgtgcctgtgaTTCTCTGTGTTGCTTTTTCTCCTCCCTGCAGTTCAATGACCAGCTGATCAGCCCCAAGCAGTTTGTTCACGTGGCAGGGAAAGCCACTCTGAAGGACTGGAAGAGGGCCATCCGACTGGGAGGGGTGATGCTCAGGTAGGCTGCGTCATACTGGGTGGAGGGCagggtttacatttacattttggtcgtttagcagacgctcttatccagagatacTTACAGTCAGTGCATATAACTAAAGAagctaagacaaccacatatctcaaGTAAAAACTGTATTAAATAAAGCATCTATAAGCAGAATCAGTGCTAGGAAAAAGACAGGTTGGGGTCAATATGTGTCTGGGATCTTCTTGTTTTGCCTGCATCGGGTTACCTGGAGTTTTTTTGCCCCATACATTCCACTAGCAGTTAGTAAGCAGCGTTCTTGTGGTGGTAGGATCACATATCACGCTGTCAAATTGCTGAGTGATGCATTTCTCACCCCATCTTCGTGTTTGCACatgttctctgtccatctgtgGTTTAGTCTGCTGCCTTTATCCCTACATATCAGATCAGAAGCTTTTGTTACAAGCAAAgctttgatgaaacattgaattcaTTAACCActtgtaaacatttcactgtgtaATACACATATTGCCGCAACTAGAAGTAGCTATTTTCTGACTGGATTAGATATAGTGATAACAATGCTTATTATTATATAACTAATCATAAAATAAATATACTAAAccattctccttctcccaaatcttCTCTTATGTCCTCTATGCAGGAAAATGATGGACTCAGGTCAGATTGACTTCTATCAGCATGACACAGTGTGCACCAACACCTGCCGCAGCACCAAGTTTGACGTGTTGATCAACAGCACCCGCTTCCTTCCGGGCAGAGCCATGCAGCTCCCCCCTTCTCCTCTGCCAAGTGAGCCTATCAGCCAATTAGCCAAGGGCTGACTACACATTGCCCAGTGTGCCTATCAGCCAAGAGCTTACCTAACTACAGTACACGTTTACTATGTACACATTTACTCTCTCATATCCCGTGGCTGCTGCCATTTATTAAACTGCTGTTTTTATCCCTGCACAAACTACACTTCACCTTCATAAACTGTACCACTCATATTTTGAAATGGACTACATCAAAACATCAATGAATAATTGCCCTCAGCAGTCTTTGGTGTGGCACCTATTTTATCACTGCACAGGGCAGTGATTGGAATCTAGAAGTAGGAAAACAATTCGATTTAGGGGCCTCAATGGTCTCCTCAGATGCGCATAGCACTTGAATTGAAAACCCTGTGCTGTGAAGGCACTTGCAGAGCCACACAGTTGTTACCACTGCTTACAACAAAATGTCTATGACAGAACTGAACCAGAATTTGAGCTACTGATATGAGTGATGACATGAGATGTTGGAGGAGTGATTTGATGTGTGTTGGTGGCTCTCTGTGTATAGTAGATGGAGGCCATGCTGCAGTGTCAGATGACAGGATAGAGGAGAAGGCCTACACTACAGTGGAGTGGAGCCCTGGGCCAGCTCCTCCCATCACCAGCACAGCCAATGGACATGTCAAGAGGAAAAGGGGTGACACCATCCCTGGTCAGTATAACAACAACAGGGATACATTGATAGTTAGCTTAatgtaaacacatgcaaacagGCACGCGCTTACgcacacacgttcacacacacatactgtataaacacacacactaacgcacgcatggtggcacacacacacacacacacacgcacgcacacgcacgcacgcacgcacgcacgcacgcacgcacgcacgcacgcacgcacacacacacacacacacacacacacacacacacacacacacacacacacacacacacacacacacacacacgtgtgttagGGACTTACAGTACTAAGGAAAGTCACTTTGATGACTAAAAAGGCATCCTGGTCACATCTGACGTcttgacatacacacacattcccccAACACCATTCCACTTTCCTAATCATGCCACGTCTCTTGCCTTTCTCTAGATGGCAGTCTAAGCTTTTGGAGAGGCATAGCAGACGTTGGCCTGATGGGGGAGGTGTTATCCAGTTTCCGCACAGAACTAGTGGCCATGTTGAGAGGAGTGGAGGTCCGCAGTGAGAAGGCCATTTTGCAAGAAGCCGGTGAGCTTACACACTGTTACAGGTTCCCACACATACTTACATAATACTTACATGTATGAAATATCAGAGAGttaaaaaatgtaatgttctATGGGTaacatgtacactgagtgtacaaatcattaagaacaccttactaatattgagttgcaccctcccttttgccatcagaacagcctcagtttgtCGGGGCATGTACTCtaaaaggtgtcgaaagcgttccacagggatgctggcccatgttgacggcaatgcttctcacagttgtgtcaagttggctggatgtcctttgggttgtggaccattcttggtacacacgggaaactgttgagcaccTGTACTCAGTGTATTTAGCAGGTTTATATAGAGGCAGGTGGATTGGCAAGAGTTTCGTAGAAAAAAATTATAATTGGGGATTGGTTAATTTGTTGGACTGATTTATTTGAATTGCCTGTCTAtttgttgttcctgtaatgtgtTTTGTTGTGTCAGATGCTGTTGTGCTGAACTCCCTTTCTGAGATGTTTGGGTTGCTGGACTCAGTGAGGAGGGTTCTGGACCTGAGACGCAGTGAGACTGATGACAACCAGCAGCAGGTCCACAATGCTCTTAATGGTGAGATAATGTAAGCTTGGATGTGAGCTTAGAATGGGCAAACATACACTCTTGGAAAAAGGGTTCAAAAAGGGTTCTTTtgctgtccccattggagaaccctttttggtttcaggtagaaccctttttggttccaggtataactatgttgggttccatgtagaaccctctgtaatgggttctacctggaaccaaaaggggttcttcaaagggctCTCCTATGGGATTCTAGATTGCACAACACATTTGTACTGTACTTACAATATATAGGGTTGGATCCCTGCACTAAAAGTAACACCGTTGTTTAAGTTATTTTTGCTTACCTGATATGTATACAGACTATTACTATGTTAGGTTTTCTTATTTCACTTGTGGTAAAACGTGGGGTGTTGGGTTGAGTGTGCAGagattaacacagagacagtgaggtGTTAGTCAGCAAACACAACTATACTAGGCCATAAAATAAACATAGCAAAGAAAATCACATAGGTTTGGCTCAGTCCTTCTTCTCAGCTTTGGCTCTGTGTCGGTCTCTCCCGGTTCTCGCTGGCGGTGTGCCACAGTGCCAAATGTCGCATCACGTACCTCCCCTCTATTATCACCCCCTGGGGTAGACCTCCTGGGATACCACACACTTTTCATTGCTCGATGTTATACCAGTACAACCATGTGTCATTCCTCAGTGCTGGAGGACCAGTTGGAGGACCAGAGGAAGCTGAGGCAGGATGAGCCCCCACCCAGCCCTGGTCACCTCTACATGGGCAGCTTCTCCAAGGCCACCCCCTCAAAGTGCCCGCggctgcatccctctagctcttccACCATCCAGCCTCAGAACCAGACCACACAATCGTCCATCGTCTTATCTCCCATTACCACATCCCTAGTGGGTCAGCCTCTCAATGTGGCCGGCTTGCCTGTGGCCACACTGGCCCAACTCCCCACTGGCTCCCAGCTCTTCACCCACTACACCACTGGCAACACCTCTGCAGGAAAGAGAGGCAGTGCCATGTCTGTGGCTCTCCATGCAGCCTCCAGGGTGACTGTGCTCAACACAACCACAGAGTCATGGGTGGGGACCCCTCTACAGGCGCTTCATCTAACCCAGAAGAAGGAGCAGGACTCTGGGGACAAGGAGAGTCAgagactgggggaggagaggatagtaCTTGTGCAGCAGGGGGTACTACTGGACACTCCAGGGATTCAGACACACTTTGATGGGAACAGTGGGGGCTCAAtcagagatggaggaagagggggaggagcaggagcaggggagggacaggagagtgaAGGTACAGAAGGAAGGGTTGCataatgtagagtataatgtAGAGTCTTTGGCAGGAAGAGGGCATTAAAAGAACGTAAAACCaattgagagaagagagaactgtaaggaatacagttgaaagagtgagtgagtgagtgagtgagtgagtgagtgagtgagtgagtgagtgagtgagtgagtgagtgagtgagtgagtgagtgagtgagtgagtgtgtgacagtgtgtctgtgtggaagagAGCAAGAAGGTGAACTTCGCCATGTCATGTCATGTGTAGCTCCACACAGATTTTAGGCTATATGTGTTTTAGGCTATATGTGTAACATCATTTTAACGTACAGTACTTTTTCACATGGTGTTTATTACTGCAGGGCCCATAGTACTTTAATTACCCATGGTCTTCATCATCAAAGATATTGATATACTTAATGATAGGGGAGAGTGGGCTAAGTTGAGCCATTTCTCCGTCAAGGGAAATAttgtattctttctaacaaagatgtCTACAtttatttcaggatgttgtgtatccctgaaAATAATCAGAATTATGTATATATTACAGTTTTGCGGGACAAGGTAAGTTAAGCCGCCTatttctgtactgaattaaatattACCACTACTGTTTTAAAACACTGTCTACCTTTATTTCCTAAACACAAATCAACACAATCACAATCAATTTTTTGTGTTTTAATAATTTAAAGCATATTTAACACTAGCATATTTAATAACATTTCTCTTAACTCACACTTAGTACACACAATAGGTTACAAAAAAGCAAGTGACTTTAAACCAGTTTTTAGCAGTTTTACTGTTTAGCTCTCTAAAACTCTTTGTACttttaaaaaacacatttaaCTTAGGCCAGGCCCTATTGTCACCTCATATCCCAGCGATAATGAGAAGAAAACACTTACatttgctcaacttgccattggctacaccccatggcaaacattttgactatattagcccacacagctacaaggatgcactttcatgctaggtttaggacctcatattgaaactaacatcaaggcggtggcccgttcgtgtaggttcatgctctacaacatccgcagagtacgaccctgcctcacacaggaagcggcgcaggtcctaatccaggcacttgtcatctcccgtctggattactgcaactcgctgttggctgggctccctgcctgtgccattaaacccctacaactcatccagaacgccgcagcccgtctggtgttcaaccttcccaagttctctcacgtcaccccgctcctccgctctctccactggcttccagttgaagctcgcatccgctacaagaccatggtgcttgcctacggagctgtgaggggaacggcacctcagtacctccaggctctgatcaggccctacacccaaacaagggcactgcgttcatccacctctggcctgctcgcctccctaccactgaggaagtacagttcccgctcagcccagtcaaaactgttcgctgctctggccccccaatggtggaacaaactccctcacgacgccaggacagcggagtcaatcaccaccttccggagacacctgaaaccccacctctttaaggaatacctaggataggataaagtaatccttctcacccccccttaaaagatttagatgcactattgtaaagtggctgttccactggatgtcataaggtgaatgcaccaatttgtaagtcgctctggataagagcgtctgctaaatgacttaaatgtaaatgtaaatgttatagagACCCCCAACTGATGTACAGAACGATCTTAAAATGATCTACATTGGTTTAGATACAGTACAAGCATCATGAAAACACTTACCACAATAAATTCATTTTTTGGGAtctaacttgcttaccactttttccatgtggtttctttcTTCACAGagctcttcctaaatatttggtcatgtattacatgttttgtgtatggtttcctaaaAACAAGAGTGGCCTAACTTACCCTTTGGCTCAGCTTACCCCACCCTCCCCTACAGGGTTTTATCACAACCTCTTCAGTAGTTCTCATCAACTCCTGTAAATCACAACTTGTATTCATAAACCATATCAGAGTAGGATTGCTGCTCTTGGATCAGTTTTGCAttttaaatcataatgaataaaaaggggggacctgatccttaaacagcactcctactctgagacgcagAACTCACTGTTCCTCTCAAGTACACCAGGAGATAGGAACCATCTGTGCTATTATCATTTGGCTGTTTGTTCCATTCTGGGTTCTGAATTATCATAGAAGAACCCAGAATGGAACAAACGGCCAAATGATAATAGCGCAGATGGTTCCTGTCTCCTTTAGTTCAGATTTGATTACATATTGGCATCAAAATGACAGCACAGACTGGGGCAGGACTCTAGCAAGTCCAAAGTTGTCGAAAGGGTTTTGTGTGCAAACATTAGAATATTCCTTTAAATATTTTTTCTTCCTAAAGTTTTCACATGTTCAAATGAAAAACGTTGTTTCCCATTTTTGTTAGTAATGGAATGCTCCATGATAAATGTTTTGGTTGTTAGAGGTGCTTCTGATGCATAGACATCTAATGTTTTATTATTTGGTATGCTATAAAAAATGAATAGTCACACACCATGTATAAGCCTCCCAGAAATGTATTCGGTAAACCACCAATGTTTCGGCATCATATTGCCTTCTTCAGGGTTATTATTTTGTATAAAGAAATATTTTgcgttattatttatattaccgAGAGATGCGTCTGTAGTTTGATTCTTTTTTAAACCGGCAAACATGTTTGCTAAAGATTTAAAGCAAAACTTTTTTGTGTTTGTCACTTTCGTCCCACATCATCTACCCAACAacaattgaaaaaatatatatattgaaacGTCATAGCACCTTTAATTGTGAGAGTAAATGCACTACATTGAGTAAGACTGATAATGACAATTGTACAAACTTGTTATGTAAAAGTTGAATTAAAAATCCATTGCATATGAGATCTTTATCTGTGAATTCATTCAGTAGAAAAATGAAAGACCGACGACAACAACCCACACTGTCATTGCTTTACATTTACATCGCAATACCGTGATTGTAGGGTTGGCACCGAGGTTGAAGTTTTATAGAGCGGAGGCAGCGGAATGGAGTCACCATTGGTTTATTTTACAAAAAAAAAGTGCTGAGTTACTAATCCAGTGAGGAATATTGAAATCGCAGAATTTTGTTGGTTTGTTTTTTGGGACAAAACTTGAAAAATATTCCACTGTGCACAGACACCAGTTCAGTTTCtagtttttatttacatttggttgagttgtcaactaacgtgaatccAATGTGCActcaacaaaaaatgtcaccatgtcattggatttaggttaaaagttgggtgaaaaatgAAGAAATTCCGTTGAATTTTTTGgttgaaattacgtggaaaccatgttgattcaaccagttgcATGCTTCCGCGCCAAAGGTTCACCATGGTCGTGCCATTGAGATGGCGTCGGTTTGCTCCTTTCCAATTTAAAAGGTGAGCAGATTTATGCACAACTGGGGAAATATGCCTGCAGTCTTAAAATATCTATTTTTAAATCCATCACCATGGTAAGCGTAGCTAATATTGTTCAGCCAATCAGGTTGCTCCTAACATACAGAGTCAAGCCTGGTCTGTATGTACAATGTGCAAATGATTGGCTGGACGCCGAACGCTACTTCTTGGTGTAGCACTACTGGCGTGGTGGTGGAAATCTTACTGTAGGCATATTTTCCCCGTTTTTAAACCTTCTCCCCTTGCAAGTTAAGAAGGCAAGGAGACAACCTACACCAAGGCA
Coding sequences within:
- the LOC124018393 gene encoding glucocorticoid modulatory element-binding protein 1-like; the encoded protein is MASAEITVSSRNIVMVKEEEEEGEHCESRKTQVILHLQPIIQGANEDNADTGSTVLAIETHHEDNLAEGEEVEYGYPITCGKSKAVLLFKKFVCPGINIRCVKFNDQLISPKQFVHVAGKATLKDWKRAIRLGGVMLRKMMDSGQIDFYQHDTVCTNTCRSTKFDVLINSTRFLPGRAMQLPPSPLPIDGGHAAVSDDRIEEKAYTTVEWSPGPAPPITSTANGHVKRKRGDTIPDGSLSFWRGIADVGLMGEVLSSFRTELVAMLRGVEVRSEKAILQEADAVVLNSLSEMFGLLDSVRRVLDLRRSETDDNQQQVHNALNVLEDQLEDQRKLRQDEPPPSPGHLYMGSFSKATPSKCPRLHPSSSSTIQPQNQTTQSSIVLSPITTSLVGQPLNVAGLPVATLAQLPTGSQLFTHYTTGNTSAGKRGSAMSVALHAASRVTVLNTTTESWVGTPLQALHLTQKKEQDSGDKESQRLGEERIVLVQQGVLLDTPGIQTHFDGNSGGSIRDGGRGGGAGAGEGQESEGTEGRVA